In one Silene latifolia isolate original U9 population chromosome 10, ASM4854445v1, whole genome shotgun sequence genomic region, the following are encoded:
- the LOC141605507 gene encoding histidine kinase 5: MSTEVYMDDDKMDVEDEFTAMWPEGVNKAGTQFNVDRPREDQDMLKEVAINSEPSEGDLEHLQEMTGQSEKGSSQLSYLVQHWEYKQANAVRLLREEVDHLSKQREEAELKRLEILEQYRFENDRIASERHPISVLEKLYDYNKVAPKKKYEVPAESKGLEIDAEYDTVVYWKQRAVFLEKMLEESRQRERALMEKLEDSIKNMEKQSSPVQELSDMLKRADNFIHFILQNAPIVLGHMDKELRYRFIYNHYPSFKEADIIGKTDTEIFSGAGVKESLDFKREVLERGLPGKREITFETELFGSKTFLIYVEPVLNKAGETIGINYIGMDITDQVRKRERMAKLREEIAVQRAMETELNKTIHITEETMRAKQMLATMSHEIRSPLTGVVGMADILSTTTLDRQQRELLNVMISSGDLVLQLINDILDLSKVESGVMRLEATKFRPREVVRHVLQTAAASLRKILTLEGHISDDVPIEVIGDVLRIRQILTNLISNAIKFTHEGKVGIRLYVVPAPYTGEGDQKFENDHTANKEKQGENPYGGQNKVDEPKTPSKGGETAFVDDRSYAAQSTQTVWIRCDVYDTGIGIAEHALPTLFKKYMQASADHARKYGGTGLGLAICKQLVELMGGHLTVSSKEHCGSTFTFELPYRVSSNSGNDSDDPDELPDAPGQGNDTEAEDLTAGYFLFQPGTLGSSLFNSSRTQSTYGYSGLPDINPVSENAPAFPHTTTKEVASLVNACSHVDLDEALSEGSSKRSGNADAQFSGTSVLCGDEGNSEHGTSAMDGSAQQGKTNDPPKPCQMQACDRSLESTATSKPEVKPKILLVEDNKINVMVTTSMMKQMGHSIDVVNNGIEAIRAVQSRSYDLVLMDVCMPVMDGLQATRIIRSFEETGSWEAAAEAGIDQLMDSGLKFPDSSTPRIPIIAMTANALSESAEECFANGMDSFVSKPVTFQKLKECLQQYLP, encoded by the exons ATGAGTACGGAGGTGTATATGGATGATGATAAAATGGATGTTGAAGATGAATTTACGGCTATGTGGCCTGAAGGTGTAAATAAAGCCGGGACTCAATTCAACGTAGATAGGCCGAGGGAAGATCAGGATATGTTAAAGGAAGTTGCAATCAATTCGGAACCTTCTGAGGGCGATTTGGAACATCTGCAAGAAATGACGGGTCAGAGTGAGAAGGGTTCGTCTCAGTTGTCATACCTGGTACAGCACTGGGAATACAAGCAAGCGAATGCTGTTCGCCTGCTCAGAGAAGAGGTTGACCACCTGAGCAAGCAGAGAGAAGAGGCTGAGCTCAAGAGGTTGGAGATCTTAGAGCAGTATCGTTTTGAAAATGATAGAATTGCTAGCGAAAGGCATCCTATTTCTGTACTTGAAAAGCTATACGATTACAATAAAGTCGCGCCAAAGAAAAAATATGAGGTGCCTGCAGAAAGTAAAGGGCTAGAGATAGATGCAGAATATGATACGGTTGTGTACTGGAAACAAAGGGCAGTGTTCCTGGAGAAAATGTTGGAGGAAAGTAGGCAGAGAGAACGGGCATTAATGGAGAAGTTGGAGGACAGCATTAAGAATATGGAGAAACAATCTTCACCTGTTCAAGAATTGTCCGACATGCTCAAAAGAGCTGATAACTTCATACACTTTATCCTTCAGAATGCACCCATTGTTCTTGGTCATATG GATAAGGAATTGCGCTACCGTTTCATCTACAACCACTACCCAAGCTTCAAAGAGGCT GACATTATTGGAAAAACAGATACAGAAATTTTCTCTGGTGCTGGAGTAAAGGAGTCCCTGGACTTCAAACGAGAAGTCCTAGAACGAGGATTACCTGGAAAAAGAGAAATAACATTTGAGACGGAGCTATTTGGATCTAAAACATTTTTGATATATGTGGAACCTGTGCTTAATAAGGCTGGAGAAACAATTGGTATCAATTACATTGGAATGGATATTACAGATCAG GTCAGAAAAAGAGAGAGAATGGCAAAGCTCCGGGAGGAGATAGCTGTGCAGAGAGCGATGGAGACAGAGCTCAATAAGACGATACATATAACAG AGGAAACAATGAGAGCTAAGCAAATGTTAGCGACCATGTCTCATGAGATTAGATCACCTTTGACTGGAGTTGTAGGCATGGCTGATATTCTATCCACCACAACTCTGGATAGACAACAACGAGAATTATTGAATGTTATGATTTCTTCAGGAGACTTGGTGCTTCAACTTATAAATGACATCCTTGACCTGTCGAAAGTCGAGTCAG GAGTTATGAGGTTGGAAGCTACAAAGTTCAGACCAAGAGAAGTGGTACGGCATGTTCTTCAAACTGCTGCTGCATCCTTGAGGAAGATACTAACATTGGAAGGACATATCTCAGATGATGTTCCTATAGAG GTGATTGGAGATGTTCTGAGGATTAGGCAAATTCTGACTAATCTGATCAG CAATGCCATTAAATTCACTCATGAAGGCAAAGTTGGAATACGACTTTATGTAGTACCAGCTCCGTATACTGGAGAAGGAGATCAGAAATTTGAAAATGATCACACTGCCAACAAGGAAAAGCAAGGAGAAAATCCATATGGTGGTCAAAACAAGGTGGATGAACCTAAAACCCCAAGCAAGGGCGGAGAAACTGCGTTTGTAGATGACAGAAGCTATGCTGCTCAATCTACACAAACTGTGTGGATACGCTGTGACGTGTATGATACTGGCATTGGAATCGCAG aGCATGCTTTGCCGACACTATTTAAAAAGTACATGCAAGCCAGTGCGGATCATGCTCGAAAGTATGGTGGAACTGGACTAGGCCTTGCCATTTGCAAACAGCTG GTTGAGCTGATGGGAGGTCATCTGACAGTAAGTAGCAAAGAGCATTGTGGATCGACATTTACATTTGAACTTCCATATAGGGTCTCTTCCAATTCAGGGAATGATTCAGATGATCCTGATGAACTTCCAGATGCTCCCGGCCAAGGAAACGATACAGAAGCTGAAGATTTGACTGCTGGATATTTCCTGTTTCAGCCAGGAACATTAGGTTCTTCCTTGTTTAATTCCAGCAGGACACAGAGTACGTACGGATATAGCGGACTTCCTGACATCAATCCAGTGTCAGAAAACGCTCCTGCGTTCCCTCATACTACTACTAAAGAGGTGGCATCGCTAGTCAATGCGTGTTCCCATGTGGATTTGGATGAGGCGTTATCTGAGGGTTCTTCAAAGCGCAGCGGTAATGCTGATGCTCAGTTTAGTGGCACTAGTGTTCTTTGTGGAGATGAAGGAAACAGTGAGCATGGGACATCTGCCATGGATGGTAGTGCTCAACAAGGAAAAACCAATGATCCTCCAAAACCATGTCAGATGCAGGCTTGTGATCGAAGCCTTGAAAGTACTGCAACCAGCAAGCCAGAAGTAAAACCTAAAATTCTTCTTGTGGAAGACAACAAGATTAATGTGATGGTGACAACATCAATGATGAAACAAATGGGCCACAGCATAGACGTGGTGAATAATGGAATTGAAGCTATTCGAGCAGTTCAAAGTCGTAGTTATGACCTTGTTTTGATG GATGTATGCATGCCAGTTATGGATGGACTTCAGGCAACAAGAATCATACGTTCCTTTGAGGAAACAGGCAGCTGGGAAGCGGCTGCAGAAGCTGGAATTGATCAGCTCATGGATTCCGGCTTGAAGTTTCCAGATTCATCTACTCCCAGAATTCCTATCATCGCC ATGACTGCAAATGCATTGTCGGAAAGTGCAGAGGAGTGTTTTGCGAATGGCATGGATTCGTTTGTATCAAAGCCTGTGACCTTCCAAAAGTTAAAAGAATGCCTTCAACAGTATTTGCCTTGA
- the LOC141605508 gene encoding putative protein phosphatase 2C 59: protein MKIGLLLAASIVIVSNFIDHHQGKEDIGSCWVSENLSSEMGYLDSVFQSSNQAHAEEQPVSGGGLSQNGKFSYGYASSPGKRSSMEDFYETRIDGVEGEVVGLFGVFDGHGGARAAEYVKHNLFSNLIKHPKFISDTKSAIAETYSHTDSEFLKSENNQNRDAGSTASTAILVGDRLLVANVGDSRAVICRGGEAIAVSRDHKPDQSDERQRIEDAGGFVMWAGTWRVGGVLAVSRAFGDKLLKQYVVADPEIQEEKVDSSLEFLILASDGLWDVVTNEEAVAMVKPMQDAEEAAKKLMQEAYQRGSADNITCLVVRFLNNPANSSSRTSDNHGDSSKKQTASRGDPSNQVVGGQGNASK from the exons ATGAAGATTGGCTTATTATTGGCTGCTAGTATTGTTATTGTTTCTAATTTCATAGATCATCATCAGGGTAAAGAGGATATTGGAAGTTGTTGGGTTTCTGAAAATTTGAGTAGTGAAATGGGTTATCTTGATTCAGTGTTCCAATCTTCCAATCAAGCTCATGCTGAGGAGCAACCTGTCAGCGGTGGCGGCCTCAG CCAAAATGGCAAGTTTAGCTACGGATATGCAAGCTCACCTGGGAAGAGATCATCCATGGAAGATTTTTATGAGACAAGAATTGATGGTGTCGAGGGAGAAGTAGTTGGCCTGTTTGGTGTTTTTGATG GTCATGGCGGTGCTCGTGCTGCTGAGTATGTGAAGCACAATCTCTTCAGTAATCTGATTAAACATCCAAAGTTCATTTCTGATACCAAATCAGCAATAG CTGAAACATATAGTCATACTGACTCAGAATTTCTAAAGTCTGAGAATAACCAGAACAGAGATGCGGGATCAACTGCTTCCACTGCAATCCTTGTTGGCGATCGTTTATTGGTTGCAAATGTTGGTGATTCCAGAGCCGTTATATGTCGGGGTGGTGAAG CAATTGCTGTTTCTCGAGATCACAAGCCGGACCAAAGTGATGAACGACAACGAATTGAGGATGCTGGCGGTTTTGTCATGTGGGCTG GAACTTGGAGGGTTGGAGGCGTTCTTGCTGTTTCTCGTGCATTTGGTGACAAACTCTTAAAGCAGTATGTTGTTGCTGACCCTGAGATCCAG GAAGAGAAAGTAGACAGCTCTCTAGAGTTCCTAATCCTTGCAAGTGATGGATTGTGGGATGTAGTCACTAATGAG GAAGCAGTAGCAATGGTGAAACCAATGCAGGATGCAGAGGAAGCAGCAAAGAAGCTGATGCAGGAAGCATATCAGAGAGGCAGTGCTGATAATATCACCTGTCTTGTTGTCCGCTTCTTAAATAACCCTGCCAACTCCTCGAGTCGGACTTCAGATAATCACGGGGATTCCTCGAAAAAGCAAACAGCTAGCCGTGGTGATCCCTCGAATCAGGTCGTGGGCGGCCAAGGTAATGCATCAAAATGA